One Vibrio gallaecicus genomic region harbors:
- a CDS encoding LysR family transcriptional regulator, whose protein sequence is MANWEGVSEFVAVAERESFTGAAQKLATSVAQISRRVANLEERLAVKLLNRTTRKVSLTEAGQLYFQQCKQLVEGLEIAELAVTQMQSTPKGLLKVTAPVTYGERELAPILHRFLKLYPQVELELMLTNQKLDLIDSGVDVAIRLGRLEDSSLIAKKLSQRQLFICASPEYIERYGEPHTLSELANHQCLLGSFEHWRFKENKQSRSVRVNGRIKCNSGLALLDAAKQSVGLVQLPDYYVSEELESGQLVEVLSDFRDDKEGIWALYPHNRNLSPKVRLLVDYLSEQLSIK, encoded by the coding sequence ATGGCAAATTGGGAAGGGGTCAGTGAGTTTGTTGCAGTGGCAGAACGTGAAAGCTTTACTGGCGCCGCGCAAAAGCTTGCAACATCGGTTGCTCAAATAAGCCGACGTGTCGCCAACCTTGAAGAACGTTTGGCTGTTAAGCTTTTAAACCGAACCACAAGAAAAGTGTCCCTGACGGAAGCGGGGCAACTGTACTTTCAGCAATGTAAGCAGTTAGTGGAAGGTCTAGAAATTGCTGAGCTTGCTGTTACCCAAATGCAATCGACGCCGAAAGGTTTATTGAAAGTGACTGCGCCTGTGACTTATGGCGAACGAGAACTTGCCCCAATTTTACACCGATTTTTAAAGCTGTATCCGCAGGTGGAATTGGAATTGATGTTGACCAATCAAAAGCTGGATCTGATTGACTCTGGCGTTGATGTCGCGATTCGTTTAGGCCGCTTGGAAGATTCCAGCTTGATTGCTAAGAAGCTCTCTCAAAGGCAGCTGTTCATTTGTGCTAGCCCTGAATATATTGAGCGATATGGCGAGCCTCATACTTTGTCTGAGCTTGCTAACCATCAGTGTTTACTGGGAAGCTTCGAGCATTGGCGCTTTAAAGAAAATAAGCAATCCCGAAGCGTTCGAGTGAATGGTCGTATTAAGTGTAATAGCGGATTAGCCTTGTTAGATGCAGCCAAACAGAGCGTCGGTTTAGTTCAACTCCCGGATTATTACGTGAGTGAAGAGCTGGAATCTGGCCAATTGGTTGAGGTTCTTTCTGACTTTCGAGACGACAAAGAAGGGATCTGGGCGCTTTATCCTCACAATAGAAACTTATCTCCTAAAGTTCGCCTGCTGGTGGACTATCTCTCTGAGCAGTTATCAATTAAGTAA
- a CDS encoding RNA methyltransferase, producing MKKSHVTVGLTNPKSPTNVGAVMRAAGCYQVDEVKYTGQRYAKAAKFHTDTKSAARTIPLTFAESFLDDLDPDTQIVCVELAEGAVPLPRFKHPEKAIYIFGPEDGSITQDVADRADHVVYVPTVGCMNLAATVNVLLYDRLAKSEDMDESDELIRSSRDNRNHLLVKS from the coding sequence ATGAAAAAAAGCCATGTAACCGTAGGGCTAACCAACCCTAAAAGCCCAACCAACGTGGGTGCGGTAATGCGCGCGGCTGGCTGCTACCAAGTTGATGAAGTTAAATACACGGGTCAGCGTTATGCTAAAGCTGCTAAGTTTCATACTGATACGAAAAGTGCGGCACGAACGATTCCTCTTACTTTTGCTGAGTCATTTCTTGATGACTTAGACCCCGACACCCAGATCGTATGTGTAGAATTAGCGGAAGGCGCAGTACCTTTACCTCGTTTTAAGCATCCTGAGAAAGCCATATATATATTTGGTCCTGAAGATGGGTCAATCACTCAAGATGTTGCAGACCGTGCTGACCATGTGGTTTATGTTCCTACTGTAGGCTGCATGAACCTTGCTGCAACGGTGAACGTGTTGCTTTATGACCGCTTGGCAAAATCAGAAGATATGGATGAGAGTGATGAGCTTATTCGTAGTAGCCGTGATAATCGCAATCACTTGCTTGTGAAGTCGTAA
- a CDS encoding alpha-amylase family glycosyl hydrolase: protein MKLSLSNTALAISAILLAGCQSSPESVQAPTVAAYQCQADNNTAVNDLRIYQVMVESFVDGDNSIGHGTGYGTSHHNGDIQGIIDSLDYIESLGMNGIWLTPIFNSEPVAGQDHWADRLDATGYFATDFFNIDPRFGTLEDAKKLVEEAHARGLYVFFDGVFGHHKKNVVPSPTGKLPHGEDNPVSYPESLAFYQEVAEYWIKELKIDGWRLDQAYQVPKEAWTQIRETVDTASSQVEYVNNKGETVNPLGYMVAEIWAGENRIIETGYGSNEAPALCSAFDFPMRYRLTETFAVNEAGVGGKDGEWLAEGMSLHSLYPDHAKPNLMIGNHDLVRFGDLMQRGDIASPQDKEYWQRYKAAFSFQAAYTGPITTYYGDEIGDQLEGFASKVWTDGCAVDGLCDDHVARTSAKIENITAQLNANEQDLKQYVTDLMELRKNHPALSQGKRTNLIASDVAYVDHKAFEDKAIVYAVNVTDQAQTIALSQEKSASLDDLNDLQSNQAIAANNGEYAIALEPFEARFLEVTKPSDKAPIGVVIATGGEVGSGFMAQCDNPTVEGTGPITSQLYVVGNFADSGWKHVAKRGLKYKGDNTYQVVTTEKPGSYRMQYASKSWSPQFTADGLNLKLGQMNPLTKGGYGQDTAITIRNGGKYVWSLQFDDSGKPLQIMASKCAE, encoded by the coding sequence GTGAAACTTTCTTTATCCAATACTGCTCTGGCAATTTCAGCGATCCTACTCGCGGGTTGTCAGTCTTCACCTGAATCTGTTCAAGCACCAACCGTCGCTGCATATCAATGCCAAGCTGACAATAATACTGCTGTTAATGATCTTAGAATCTATCAAGTAATGGTAGAAAGTTTCGTAGATGGCGATAACTCGATTGGTCATGGGACGGGTTACGGCACCAGCCATCATAATGGCGACATTCAAGGCATTATTGATTCACTGGATTACATTGAATCATTAGGCATGAACGGCATTTGGCTGACTCCTATATTCAATTCTGAACCAGTTGCAGGGCAAGATCACTGGGCAGACCGATTAGATGCAACAGGGTACTTTGCTACTGATTTTTTCAATATCGACCCTAGATTTGGCACATTAGAAGACGCTAAAAAATTAGTGGAAGAAGCACATGCTCGTGGCTTATATGTATTCTTCGACGGTGTATTTGGTCATCATAAGAAAAACGTAGTTCCCTCCCCAACAGGTAAGCTTCCTCACGGCGAAGATAACCCTGTTTCTTACCCAGAAAGCTTAGCTTTCTATCAAGAAGTGGCTGAATATTGGATTAAAGAATTAAAAATTGATGGGTGGCGTTTAGACCAAGCTTACCAAGTACCAAAAGAAGCATGGACTCAGATTCGTGAAACCGTGGATACTGCTTCATCTCAAGTTGAATACGTTAATAACAAAGGCGAAACGGTTAACCCATTAGGCTACATGGTCGCGGAAATCTGGGCGGGTGAAAACCGCATTATAGAGACTGGCTATGGCAGCAATGAAGCTCCTGCATTGTGTTCTGCATTCGATTTCCCTATGCGCTATCGCCTAACAGAAACTTTTGCTGTAAATGAAGCAGGGGTTGGCGGGAAAGATGGAGAATGGTTAGCAGAAGGTATGTCTTTACATTCATTGTACCCAGACCATGCTAAACCAAACCTAATGATAGGTAACCATGACTTAGTGCGTTTTGGAGACTTAATGCAACGTGGTGATATTGCATCTCCACAAGATAAAGAATACTGGCAACGTTACAAAGCGGCTTTCTCTTTCCAAGCGGCTTATACAGGACCTATTACGACTTATTACGGCGATGAAATTGGCGATCAGTTAGAAGGATTTGCAAGTAAGGTTTGGACAGATGGCTGCGCGGTTGATGGCTTATGTGATGATCACGTTGCCCGTACAAGTGCAAAAATTGAAAACATTACGGCTCAGCTAAACGCTAATGAGCAAGATCTAAAACAATACGTTACGGATTTGATGGAGCTGAGAAAAAATCACCCTGCATTATCGCAAGGTAAACGTACCAACCTTATTGCCAGTGACGTCGCTTATGTTGACCACAAAGCCTTTGAAGACAAAGCCATTGTTTACGCGGTTAATGTGACAGATCAAGCTCAAACCATCGCGCTATCGCAAGAAAAATCGGCTTCTTTAGATGACTTGAACGACCTTCAGTCTAACCAAGCTATTGCTGCTAATAATGGGGAATATGCCATTGCCCTTGAACCTTTTGAAGCTCGCTTCTTAGAAGTGACTAAACCGAGTGACAAAGCGCCTATTGGGGTGGTTATCGCAACCGGAGGCGAAGTGGGGAGCGGTTTCATGGCTCAATGTGATAATCCAACCGTTGAAGGTACAGGTCCTATCACTAGTCAGCTTTATGTCGTAGGTAACTTCGCAGATTCTGGTTGGAAGCATGTAGCAAAACGCGGATTAAAATATAAGGGCGATAACACCTATCAAGTTGTCACTACTGAAAAACCAGGTAGCTATCGCATGCAGTATGCTTCTAAATCGTGGTCTCCACAATTTACGGCAGATGGTCTAAACCTTAAGTTGGGGCAAATGAATCCACTAACCAAAGGTGGCTATGGTCAAGATACAGCAATTACGATCCGTAATGGTGGTAAGTATGTATGGAGCTTACAGTTCGATGACTCAGGTAAACCATTACAAATTATGGCTTCAAAGTGTGCGGAATAA
- a CDS encoding aminotransferase-like domain-containing protein, giving the protein MNSKSKYHQVENHLLLSIEKGVFMPEDKLPSIRILSQQLNVSKNTVIRAYQELEAVGIIYSVAKSGYRVKPNLTQQQSIPVEPSKVDLLSLSKSVLSYPEGKPILPTGSAHPNTNSNAIKSLYAEVGRHSRMQSQIPSHYQLPPGNDLLIQQLLRISQSMGINAAKSDLAITHGAQQGISLALRALTQPGDIVAIESPCYFGSLLLLESLGLQVLEIPSNDHYGIDVEELKKSIQKWPVKAIIVTPNFTNPSGARMPLEHRKKLLSYSEDIPIIEDDVFGGLSADSGLPALKALDKTGRVIYVSSLSKTLDSRLRIGWIISERYQKQIEKHLICESMGSLNLMQSAVGEFLTTGKYRSHLTKMRRVYQHNQKRFAHYLVQSLNQFSNLENRFNLTRPQGSYLVWLTLPFEVDSSLLYRECQEQKIIILPGTVFGTKEQYKNCVRMSVANFEDTKDWRIGIEKFASLVSKHVSERNR; this is encoded by the coding sequence ATGAATTCGAAGAGTAAATACCATCAAGTTGAAAATCATTTATTACTTTCTATCGAGAAAGGGGTTTTCATGCCTGAAGATAAGCTCCCATCGATCAGGATTTTAAGCCAACAGCTCAACGTAAGTAAAAACACAGTAATTCGAGCCTACCAAGAACTTGAAGCCGTTGGGATTATCTATTCGGTTGCCAAATCTGGGTATCGGGTGAAGCCAAATTTAACTCAGCAACAATCCATTCCTGTAGAACCTAGTAAAGTTGATTTACTGTCTCTCTCTAAGTCGGTACTCAGCTACCCTGAAGGGAAGCCGATTTTGCCAACCGGATCTGCCCACCCAAATACTAATTCGAATGCCATTAAAAGCTTATACGCTGAAGTCGGCAGGCATAGCCGAATGCAGAGCCAAATACCAAGCCATTACCAACTGCCTCCAGGCAACGATCTGCTGATTCAACAGCTACTGCGGATCAGTCAAAGTATGGGAATTAATGCCGCTAAAAGTGACTTGGCGATTACTCATGGAGCACAGCAGGGTATCAGCCTTGCATTGCGAGCACTTACTCAGCCCGGAGACATAGTAGCGATTGAATCTCCATGTTATTTCGGCAGCTTATTATTACTTGAATCGTTAGGCTTACAAGTATTAGAAATACCCAGTAATGACCATTACGGAATTGATGTAGAAGAACTTAAAAAATCAATACAAAAGTGGCCGGTGAAAGCCATTATTGTTACACCTAACTTCACGAACCCTTCAGGTGCAAGAATGCCTCTAGAGCATAGGAAGAAATTGCTCAGCTACAGTGAAGATATCCCTATTATTGAAGATGATGTGTTTGGCGGGTTAAGCGCAGACAGCGGGCTTCCCGCTTTAAAAGCGCTGGATAAAACAGGCAGAGTTATTTACGTCAGCTCCCTATCTAAAACTCTAGACTCAAGGCTAAGAATTGGTTGGATCATTTCAGAGCGCTATCAAAAACAGATCGAGAAACATTTGATCTGTGAAAGTATGGGAAGCTTGAATTTAATGCAGTCAGCCGTAGGTGAGTTTTTAACGACTGGGAAGTATCGTAGCCATTTAACCAAAATGCGCCGCGTGTATCAGCACAACCAAAAGCGTTTTGCCCATTATTTGGTGCAATCATTGAACCAGTTTTCGAACTTAGAAAACCGTTTTAATTTAACTCGCCCTCAAGGCTCGTACCTCGTTTGGTTAACTTTGCCTTTTGAGGTAGACAGTTCTCTTCTTTATCGGGAATGCCAAGAGCAAAAAATCATCATTCTACCGGGTACCGTATTCGGCACAAAAGAGCAGTATAAAAATTGCGTTCGAATGAGTGTGGCAAATTTTGAAGACACAAAAGACTGGCGAATCGGTATAGAAAAATTCGCGAGCCTTGTCAGTAAACATGTCTCAGAGAGAAACCGTTAA
- the yidZ gene encoding HTH-type transcriptional regulator YidZ: MKKSLARLDLNLLFTLQLLLQEQSVSKTAKKLNVTPSTVSKSLTKLRDWFEDPLFVKTPQGLAPTPLAMSMAHDLQDWLQIGSQILTKRGDETPSDITLSLEVESPLFLIMLNDLLKETYQRYPNAKVKTRSWDYDSIDALVRGESDIGFSGRETHPRSKESLSALPYFIDFEVLFHDMPVVYLRKDHPALQQEWNMDTFLSYPHINIVWEKSETWALDEVLIDLELKRNIALTMASFEQSLFMAAQPHHHMMTTAPQYCSKYTEQLHPNLVCLPIPLNDEYKDKLLIPFTMLWHKRNAYNPVIIWLRETIKSLYQF, from the coding sequence ATGAAGAAATCACTCGCGCGTCTTGATTTGAATTTACTGTTCACTTTGCAATTGCTACTGCAAGAGCAAAGTGTTTCTAAAACGGCTAAGAAGCTGAATGTTACACCTTCCACTGTCAGTAAATCACTCACCAAATTGCGAGATTGGTTTGAAGACCCGCTATTTGTCAAAACGCCTCAAGGGTTAGCTCCAACCCCTTTGGCAATGAGCATGGCGCATGATCTACAAGATTGGTTACAAATCGGCAGCCAAATTTTGACAAAAAGAGGGGATGAAACGCCCAGCGACATTACCTTGAGCTTGGAGGTCGAATCGCCCCTGTTTTTGATCATGTTGAATGATCTACTGAAAGAAACCTATCAAAGATACCCCAATGCCAAAGTTAAAACGCGCAGTTGGGATTATGACTCGATTGATGCTTTAGTACGTGGTGAATCAGATATCGGCTTTTCAGGAAGAGAAACACACCCAAGGTCGAAAGAATCGCTGAGTGCTTTGCCTTACTTTATTGACTTTGAAGTGCTATTTCATGATATGCCAGTTGTCTATCTGCGAAAAGATCACCCCGCTTTACAGCAAGAATGGAATATGGACACGTTCTTAAGCTACCCACATATCAACATCGTGTGGGAGAAAAGTGAAACGTGGGCGTTAGATGAAGTTTTGATTGATCTTGAGCTGAAGAGAAACATTGCATTGACGATGGCGAGCTTTGAGCAGTCACTGTTTATGGCAGCGCAACCTCATCATCATATGATGACCACGGCACCTCAGTATTGTTCGAAATACACTGAGCAATTGCACCCAAATTTAGTGTGTCTGCCCATTCCACTTAATGATGAATACAAAGATAAATTACTCATTCCTTTCACTATGTTATGGCACAAAAGAAACGCTTATAATCCGGTGATTATTTGGCTAAGAGAAACTATTAAATCTTTATATCAATTTTAG
- a CDS encoding DMT family transporter: MLLKLIPFVFVWLWASGFIGARLGLEYAEPATLLSIRMVGNVMLFGALVWLLKRNIPKGKAFIHAFIVGVLIHGFYLGGSYLAIGSGMPAGLSSLLVGLQPIITALVMVGFSQQKFRLSQWLGLGLGFLGICLVLIGDIEWQNDEHRLFAFGTCMLALFGITFGTLYQKRFCQGTDIVGSAMIQYLAAGMLFAPVAMQFETGKVDWSIEFLLTLLWLVVVLSCFAVLLLLYMVEHGAASSVASVFYLVPPVTAIQAWLMFGESFDALGGLGFALAALAVYLVTRKPKILIRHQDQASDLSLVK, translated from the coding sequence ATGTTGTTAAAATTGATTCCATTTGTATTTGTTTGGCTTTGGGCGTCAGGATTTATTGGAGCAAGGTTAGGTTTGGAATACGCAGAACCGGCGACTTTGCTATCGATTCGTATGGTAGGAAATGTCATGCTTTTTGGTGCACTAGTCTGGCTATTGAAGCGAAACATACCTAAAGGAAAAGCCTTCATTCATGCCTTTATCGTTGGCGTGCTTATCCATGGTTTTTATCTTGGCGGGAGCTATCTAGCGATTGGTTCTGGTATGCCGGCTGGGCTCAGTTCTTTGCTAGTTGGTTTACAGCCAATCATCACGGCTCTTGTGATGGTGGGTTTTTCACAACAGAAGTTCAGGCTTTCTCAATGGCTAGGATTAGGGCTTGGATTCTTAGGCATATGCTTGGTTTTGATTGGCGATATTGAGTGGCAAAATGACGAACATCGCTTATTCGCTTTTGGTACCTGTATGCTTGCATTATTTGGTATTACATTTGGTACGCTTTACCAGAAACGATTTTGCCAAGGGACGGATATTGTGGGTTCCGCAATGATCCAATACCTAGCGGCAGGGATGTTGTTTGCACCAGTAGCGATGCAATTCGAAACAGGGAAAGTAGACTGGAGTATTGAGTTTTTATTAACACTGTTATGGTTAGTGGTGGTGTTGTCTTGTTTTGCTGTATTGCTCCTTTTGTATATGGTTGAGCACGGGGCTGCATCTTCAGTTGCATCTGTTTTTTATCTTGTGCCACCTGTTACAGCCATTCAAGCCTGGTTAATGTTTGGTGAGTCTTTTGATGCGCTTGGCGGGTTAGGCTTTGCTCTTGCAGCGTTGGCTGTGTACTTAGTCACTAGAAAGCCCAAAATATTAATTAGACATCAAGACCAAGCTTCTGATCTGTCTCTTGTTAAGTAA
- a CDS encoding methyl-accepting chemotaxis protein: MNINNISIKSKIAIPLIVIVVLFFMVTVLNVVKSNEQAAINHELNNVVQPVLENIEDGYRDIYQVIAAAQGLLLADDDAAIAYQQHEFKDNAYKIVPRFESVQQLYDAGVLNSSSRGELTRLVKSMRNWVSLHEPMFNNPQNAHAYNESQSHAIDKEFTTIREQLISIRGLIETKQIALRKQADDSIQSSKLTLEIGIGVAFFAAVFAMWSSNRFIIKPIQNVEKAMNEIASGDGDLSQRMTVEGTDEIGRLSGAFNEFVSKIHITVEQVIFASNAVRAEMENIKSLTQSVAEFSANQQQESEVVAAAVHEMQVTSETVSNNANDAATASNSANSEVESANNTLGSTVTSIEQLATDIDHASSVVHELDSDVKNIASILGVIKGIAEQTNLLALNAAIEAARAGEQGRGFAVVADEVRALASKTQESTGEIESMIERLEAGAKQAVGVMNESKQSSEKTIEQAETAASSLSEIRSSIGLMNEMNTQIAIAASQQSNVSEDVNQNVQRIAESTMHMVEMASSAENACMALAEQCESLDSLVSQFEV; this comes from the coding sequence ATGAATATCAACAATATTTCCATTAAGAGTAAAATCGCGATCCCTCTGATCGTTATTGTTGTTCTGTTTTTTATGGTAACAGTGCTTAACGTTGTTAAGTCGAATGAACAGGCCGCAATAAACCATGAACTGAATAATGTAGTGCAGCCAGTCCTTGAAAATATCGAAGATGGTTACCGAGATATTTACCAAGTAATTGCAGCGGCCCAAGGCTTACTGCTTGCTGACGATGACGCTGCTATTGCGTACCAGCAACACGAATTTAAAGATAACGCCTACAAAATCGTGCCAAGGTTTGAAAGTGTCCAACAACTTTATGATGCAGGTGTGCTTAACTCTTCTTCACGAGGTGAATTAACACGGCTTGTAAAATCAATGCGTAACTGGGTGTCACTACACGAACCTATGTTTAATAACCCGCAGAATGCACACGCATATAACGAATCGCAATCTCATGCCATTGATAAAGAATTCACCACAATTCGTGAGCAACTAATTTCAATTCGAGGACTGATTGAAACGAAACAAATTGCTTTGCGTAAACAAGCGGATGATTCGATACAGTCGAGTAAATTGACTCTAGAGATTGGTATTGGCGTAGCATTTTTTGCTGCAGTGTTTGCGATGTGGTCTTCAAATCGTTTCATCATTAAACCGATCCAGAATGTTGAAAAAGCGATGAATGAGATTGCTTCAGGAGACGGTGACTTATCACAGAGAATGACAGTGGAAGGGACAGATGAAATTGGTCGTTTAAGTGGGGCTTTTAATGAGTTCGTCAGCAAGATTCACATCACGGTTGAACAAGTTATTTTTGCTTCCAATGCGGTGCGTGCTGAGATGGAAAACATCAAATCATTAACCCAAAGTGTGGCGGAGTTCTCTGCAAATCAACAGCAAGAAAGTGAAGTAGTAGCGGCTGCTGTTCATGAGATGCAGGTCACCAGTGAAACGGTAAGCAACAATGCAAATGATGCAGCTACTGCCAGTAATAGTGCCAATAGCGAAGTAGAATCCGCCAACAATACTCTTGGGTCTACAGTGACTTCAATTGAGCAACTTGCAACAGATATAGATCACGCAAGCAGTGTTGTGCACGAATTGGATAGTGATGTTAAAAATATCGCTTCCATTTTGGGCGTTATTAAAGGTATCGCTGAACAAACCAACTTATTGGCGTTGAACGCTGCGATTGAAGCTGCACGAGCTGGAGAGCAAGGGCGTGGCTTTGCTGTAGTAGCGGATGAAGTTCGTGCTTTGGCAAGTAAAACGCAAGAGAGTACTGGTGAAATCGAGTCAATGATTGAACGTTTAGAAGCGGGTGCCAAGCAAGCGGTTGGTGTGATGAATGAGAGCAAGCAGAGCAGTGAAAAAACCATCGAGCAAGCGGAAACTGCGGCGTCTTCTTTGAGTGAAATTCGAAGCTCTATCGGTCTTATGAATGAGATGAACACACAAATTGCGATTGCCGCTTCTCAGCAATCTAATGTATCTGAAGATGTGAACCAAAATGTCCAAAGAATTGCGGAAAGTACAATGCATATGGTTGAAATGGCCAGCAGTGCAGAAAACGCATGTATGGCATTAGCTGAGCAATGTGAGTCACTGGATTCATTAGTGTCTCAATTTGAAGTGTAA
- a CDS encoding DUF3010 family protein → MKICGVEIKGNDAIICLLSLSDGVFNIPDCRVSKVSIGDANDTQKMKDFQFSFAKLMEDYQVDKVVIRQRQTKGKFAGGGFGFKLEAAIQLINDLDVVVVAPTQIKENLKRHPLMMKFKETGLKQYQEAPFTTAYACLMDKSA, encoded by the coding sequence ATGAAAATTTGTGGTGTTGAAATTAAAGGCAATGATGCAATCATCTGTCTCCTTTCGCTTTCTGACGGTGTATTTAACATTCCAGACTGCCGAGTTTCGAAGGTTTCTATTGGTGATGCAAACGACACACAGAAAATGAAAGACTTTCAATTTTCTTTTGCAAAACTTATGGAAGATTACCAAGTAGACAAGGTTGTTATTCGCCAACGTCAAACTAAAGGCAAATTTGCTGGCGGTGGTTTTGGTTTCAAACTTGAAGCGGCGATTCAACTGATTAACGACCTTGATGTCGTGGTAGTTGCTCCAACTCAAATTAAAGAAAACCTTAAGCGTCATCCATTAATGATGAAGTTTAAAGAAACAGGTCTTAAGCAATACCAAGAAGCTCCGTTCACAACGGCTTATGCTTGCTTAATGGACAAAAGTGCTTAA
- a CDS encoding MFS transporter, with product MLRFLFCSFALVLLYPTAIDLYLVGLPQIAADLHASEAQLHIAFSIYLAGMAATMLFAGKLADAIGRKPVAIAGAVIFSIASFTGGTAENAEFFLIARFVQGIGAGSCYVVAFAILRDVLDDKKRAKILSMLNGITCIVPVLAPVLGHLIMTQYPWQSLFVTMTGMGVVVALSLFVLKETFSKRIPSTNTSLVKGMPPQNSSKDSANDDQPVDDAWKVESFKTSFFVSRVVMTSLAVTAILTYVNVSPMLLMSELGLDRAGYSAVMAGTAFVSMLVSFSAPFALSIFKQRTLMAAAQLLLVTAASLVSLSFSYQLDHAVTFIGFGLVSAGFSLGFGVTMSQALSPYSKRAGVASSILGVAQVCTSAFYIWFMGVIGVSALGMLAFILAGGGVIGLALILWVRPSCTQNDYEEITRAS from the coding sequence ATGTTACGTTTTCTTTTTTGCAGCTTTGCGTTAGTGCTGCTTTATCCAACCGCAATTGACTTATATCTGGTAGGTTTACCGCAAATAGCGGCTGATTTACACGCCTCTGAAGCTCAGCTCCATATCGCCTTTTCCATTTATCTCGCCGGTATGGCTGCTACTATGCTGTTTGCTGGAAAATTAGCAGACGCGATTGGCAGAAAGCCAGTTGCCATCGCTGGTGCAGTCATTTTTTCTATCGCTTCTTTCACTGGGGGGACCGCTGAGAATGCTGAGTTTTTCTTGATCGCTCGATTTGTGCAAGGCATTGGGGCGGGCTCCTGCTATGTTGTGGCTTTTGCGATCCTTCGGGATGTTTTAGACGATAAAAAACGCGCGAAAATCTTGTCGATGCTGAATGGTATCACTTGTATTGTTCCTGTACTTGCGCCTGTTCTTGGGCATTTGATCATGACGCAATACCCATGGCAGAGCTTGTTTGTCACTATGACAGGAATGGGTGTGGTGGTGGCGCTATCTCTGTTTGTTTTAAAAGAGACCTTTTCAAAAAGGATTCCTTCAACAAATACTTCTTTGGTTAAGGGGATGCCGCCCCAAAACAGTTCGAAAGATAGCGCGAATGATGATCAGCCAGTTGATGATGCTTGGAAAGTGGAATCGTTTAAGACCTCTTTCTTTGTTAGCCGCGTGGTCATGACATCTTTGGCAGTAACTGCAATTTTAACCTACGTGAATGTCTCTCCCATGCTATTGATGAGCGAATTAGGTTTAGACCGAGCTGGCTATTCTGCGGTGATGGCAGGCACGGCGTTCGTCAGTATGTTGGTGTCTTTTTCTGCACCATTTGCATTGTCTATTTTTAAGCAACGAACGCTGATGGCGGCGGCTCAATTATTATTGGTGACGGCTGCAAGCCTTGTCAGTTTATCATTTAGTTATCAACTTGATCATGCTGTCACCTTCATCGGTTTTGGGCTCGTATCTGCTGGTTTTTCTTTAGGTTTTGGCGTCACAATGAGTCAAGCATTGAGTCCTTATTCGAAACGAGCCGGTGTTGCGAGTTCTATTTTGGGCGTCGCACAAGTATGCACTTCTGCATTTTATATCTGGTTTATGGGTGTGATCGGAGTGAGCGCATTGGGAATGCTGGCGTTTATTCTTGCTGGTGGTGGTGTTATTGGCTTGGCTTTAATATTATGGGTACGTCCATCTTGCACTCAAAATGACTATGAAGAAATCACTCGCGCGTCTTGA